GATCGAAATTGTGGGAAGTATTCTCAATTTGGTGCTGGTTGTGGTAGACCACCACCTTCACACAAGCagctgctttgccactgagctacaTCTCCTTATACAGACACATATGTCTAGTGGATGTCATGAGAATTAACTTTCAATAATGTCctgctaagtttttttttttcattttcactaATGTGGTTTTGTACTTTAAAGGTAATTCTTACTTGACGTATTTTCAATATATTGGTAATTGGCCAGGTGTGctgaattaaaataaaacatcttGTTAGTGGGAGATGATTTTACCTCACTGATACTTGAGTATTTCTTTTCAACGTGCCCTCCTGTGGTGATAGCTGGTATTTCATTCTTGAGTTTATTGCCCTGATTCAATTCACAGAATCATACAAATAGATTGAGAGGGTTGGCAGCAATAGTGGTTCTACTTTGCCATTGTTGGGATTTGGCTCAGTAATGCCACTACCACCGGTCATGGCATTGACAACTCAGCTTCTCCCAACTAGGTCAAGGAAAATGTCTGTGTTGTTAAGTCAGCGTGATTGCAGGGTCATTTCGTAAGTTGACTGTGCATCAGAAACCTTTCTAATGCATGGTAGGTGGAGTGGACTCCATTCAAAGAGGACATGTAAATTCTGAGGAAGAGGTTCCAGTGTTCATTCCTGTTGACTTAGCCACCAAAGAGAGATGGCTTTGGATTTTAATGTGAGCTTTGGGTACAGTGTTGGGAGGGTAAAAGAGATGGCTTTTTGTCAAGGCTGACTCACATCCACACCACCCAACCCCTCCAAACTCTGGtaagatagttacacctttgctttctgatggttcaatgaacacaaaattatttaaaatattgtttaaaattaccttTAGGCTTTTTGTGTAAAGTGTATatttaaacatatataaaacataaatgaatttgggtcccatccccaagatatctcattatgtacattCAAAAAATCCAAAGTTTTCCAAAATACGGAAATAtatgaaatatggaccacttctggtcccaagcagtccagatcagggatactcagcctgtaaaacacttttgagtttttatttcattaagcTTCTTTTGTGCCATAGTTCTGACTGATATAAAGAAAGATATTTTTGGCGGTCACTGGTACTCCCTCCTAACAAACTACATATTCCATTTGACAGGAAAGCTAAGCCTTCTCTTCAGACAAAAGGGACGTAAGAAACACCTTTATTTTCTGCAGTGATCAATGGACCTGGATAACCCACAGACAAGTAATGGAATCTAAAGAGTCACCCTATGGTTGCTCTTCCACCAACTTGTATTCAGAGATATGTGATCCCCGAACAAAGAGCTTTCCTTCAACCATCATTTACACTGTCTTCCTTGCAAAAAAATTTATAgtggcttgcccaaggccacTTTGCGCATGCACCACTCAGGTCAGACACAAATCAGTGACCTCAGACCTTATTTTGTTAAGTGCTTAACATTAACTAAGAGCCACCTTTTCATTGATCTACATTTggctcctccccttcccagagGAACTCAAGGCAGTGCATGTGGATCTCTTGTCACCCAGTTGATCCTCGCAATAACCCTCAGCAGTAGGTCAGTTTGGGAGAGGTCACCCAGTGATTAtcacagcagagtgggaatttgaaccaagGTCATCCAATCTTAATCAGACATTTCCACTGCTACACCAAAAAGGCTTTAAAAGTAAGTCGCCTCGAATACATAAACTCAGGTACCCATCCAGCTATCGTTACCTATATCTAAGGCACATTGATTTTGACTGAAGGGTGAAACAAACCCTTAATCCTAGCTGTTCGAGATCAAGGAAATCCATTGAAGCTAGCTAAGAGAAGATGGGTAGAAGTATTGTAAAAAAAATGGATGTCTAAAAGCAAATGAATCCAATAACCTTTCCCATTGTTTAATAAAATAAGCACTAACATTATTGTCTAGGACTTGGATGGAAAAAGCAAAAGTTACAATAAAAAACCTTCCCTCTCATAATATGAATTTCAACACAAAACTGGAAAGAGACAAAATAATCGGGTCATCTATAGGTTAAATGAATCATTTATCAAGCAAAATGCATTATAGTACAAAGTTGATTTGCCATAACATAGGAAGAAGGCAAAAACAAATACTTTGTGGGAATGATTTTATTAAAaactaatgggttggatccagccagggaTTTCACTATGTCCtgtccaattcccctccttattacagcctccACCCTACAGGTGTTTGTTCTTGCAGGTCCTATGATCCCCAGttcagtttttttctttctttttttctctggtGATGAAATGCCCTAGACGGTTTTGATAGTAAAACAGCTGGTTGGATCAAACCCACTCCAGTGAAAAGGTTATCCTTAAAAGAATGTGAGAGAAATTGGACTCTTTAAGTATGCAAACACATTTCTACAGGCTTAAATTCTTTCAAATTCACAAAACGTACCTACAGCCTTTCTGAAAGCTACCTTTACTTCCCTGTTTCTCAGGCTGTATATCAGGGGGTTGAACAAAGGGGTCAAGACTGTGTAGAAAAGTGAGAAGACCTTGTTGAGATCTTGCAGGGCCTCTGTCTTCGGCAACATGTAAACAAATATTAAGGAGCCATAGAAAATGGACACCACAATGAGGTGGGAGGAGCAGGTCGAAAAGGCCTTTTGCCTCCCAGAGGTAGATGGGATTCTCACTATGGCAGATATGATGTAACCGTACGATGTCAGAGTcaacaaaaatggggggagggaaaacacAGCAGCTAGGAAGAAAGATAAAAGTTTAATGCTGTGTGTGTCACTGCAAGAAAGCTTTAAGAATGGATTAAAATCACAAAAGAAatggttgatttcagtgggaccaCAGAAAGTCAGTTGGTGTAGTAAGTATATAACTATGTTAATAGCCAAGGAGCCACTTACCCAAgatccagctactagctggaggcaCACCTTACTATTCATAAGTACCATATAAAGCAATGGCTTACATATTGCCACATACCTATCATAAGACATTGCTGCTAGAAGATAACATTCTGAAGCTACCAAGAAACCAAAAAAGTAATATTGTGTCATGCACCCCGTGACAGAAATGGTCCCTTTGCCCCCATGAAACAGATTAGCCAGCATCACAGGAAGGATATTGGAGCTGTAGCAGGTCTCCAAGCAGGATAGGTTGCCCAAGAAGAAGTACATGGGTGTGTGAAGGTGGTGGTCAACCACTACCAGCACCACAATGAGGATGTTCCCCACCATGGTCACAATGTAGATCACTAAGAAGAGCAGAAACAGAAGCCACTGCAGATCCCCAAGATCCCCAAAGCCCAGCAGAAGGAATTCAGTCACAGTTGTTTCATTCTGTTCTGCTTTTCCCATGCTGGCAGCTCAAACCTGCAAAGGCCAAAAAATTACCCTTTAGTGTGGTGAAAAACAGTTTATGTAACAATCAGACACTCTAGGAAAGAGTGGCAGATAGAGGGTTACAGAGTTTAGGGATTGCCTAAGCTCAATGGTAGATCCTGCGTACTTCAAACCCCAACCtacatggtttttgtccatgcaggtcctatGTACTCAAATAACCTTCTTGAGCAATCCTTTTATGCCAGCAGTGAAGCTGCTTGAATCCAGCTCTGTGCCGTTTCTACAGATGATCATCAGATAGCAAATGTtggaaaagacccttctctgtCTGTTCTAGCTGGTTCTTATTTCTGTGATCAATCCACAGCCAGTAACCCAAGTCCTGGGGTTTGTTGGGGGACTGCTAGTTATCTCCACCAAGTGTTACTTTATGGATCCATCATCCTTACTGGTGGCATCAGGAGATGGCAAGGGAGGCAATACCTGTTCACAATGCCCAGATGAGCCAATTGCAATAATGTCATCTTCAACAGAATGTGTGATCTTCATTGAATACCCAAAAAAGGCTTGGAATTATGGGATCTGCGTGTGGAATACCAGGAAGAATATGTGAGGAAGAGAATTTGTGAGAtggagcagaaaagctggctgtatCCTGAAAATATAAAAGCAAAACAGATAACATATATGAGCCCCAGAAGGGAAACTCTATAACCACATCCATCTCCTTACCCTTTAGCATCTGGGATCACGGGAcatgcatgaacaaaagccatgcatGACGGGGGCTGTAATAAAGAGGGATATTGAGCAAGAATTTGTGAAATCTGACTGGTTCCAACTCAGGGTGATTTCTCCACTTGCACTAAATGAAATCTAAGTGCCCAACCATGTGTCAGATGCAGTGGATTCTTTACAGCTCAATGCTTACCCAGAATTAAGTTCTACAGAATTCAAAGAGTCTTATGCTCAAGTAAGAATGCATCGGGCTGTAGGTTTAGTTTCTCTTTTTGAATCTGGCTGTGGCTCAGACATCTGAAAAGATAACATGACATGCCCTTGGTCTTGGGGTGTTCAGAGATGCAGAATGCCTGCTCTGATTATTTCTTTTCATATTTTCctgaaaacatttggcaggcaacTGCGCTTATCCAACAGTCTACACTACAGTATAGTGGCTCTATATGAAACAACAGTCCCCACTCATAATTTTTACCATTCAGCATCTGTATATTTTGATGTGCTCATAGGGACTGGATACCTTGGTCATCTTATATCATAGCAATTTCTCTTAGAGTCTTACGAGGATTTGCAGAGTGCTGTTCTGTTCTTTTTAATTAACATAAGCttgtttggatccaaccagctattTCACTCAATTTTAACAAATCTTTCTCCTTGTCCCCATCCCATATTGTCTCTATCTGTGCAGGTCCTATAATCTCCAGCACACCTCTCTTTGGATGCTCAAAGAAGACTCCTGCTccatttttcaccagcagaaaagccacTGAGTAAAACAGGATACACTCATTTTCAACACTAAAATTGTGGGTCCTATTTTCATCAGACACCCTGTTGTTCTACATCTATGCAAAACTTTAATGTCCTTAGTCATTGTGAAGGAATAGCTTTCATCGTTATATCCACACTATCATGCCAAATATGCTATGCTCATTTAGACTTTTTAAACTCTAGTCTTAGTATGCGGCTCATTAGATGGCTAGACATATGTATTGTATTAACCAGCACTTATGAGATGTTTCTTGATATAAAGGGTCATCAGCTCTTTGTAATCTGCTGTGTAATGTGCTTTGAATCTCAGTGacaaaggcagactacaaatagaATGAATATGTACATTTGCAGAAGCATGGAATATATAGGTTCTAATTGTATAGCTCCTTCCTGTACATCTTCAAATTTGATCATTTAGACTAAAGATCTAAAAAGTGAAAATGCCAGTTGTCACATGAAAACTTTGTTGTGCTGAAGCCTCAACTCTATTTTTCCCTTATACAGTTCTGAGTGAAAAAGACTGTCTTACCAAAGAAACAGGTCTGGCTGTCTAGGATGTCGTTTCTAAATTCTTACTGGTATCTGAATCTCAAGCCTCAAGTAGTCAACATGAGGGCTGATACTAGAGGCTACAGAAATCTGTCAGAACAACCAGAAATATTGCAAAATACATCACTCCGTCTTACAGTCTTTATCCAAAGGAGTATAAACCCCTTCTGTAGTTATTAACTGTGTTATTTCTTGGTGGAAGACATCTCCCTAGATATTTGCACACAGGAGaacaataaaactattttaaacaCAAGAAAAGCAATGCTTCCTTAAGGGCGAAGGGAGGAATCAAAACAATGTGGTTTCTATTTAATATTGTGCCACATATTAGCTCGTTAATTGGGCTTGATCCAATCCAAGTTAACTACTTGATGTAATTTGGACAGGACAGATTCCaggttgggggcagagctgaccaAGATGCCTGGCCGTAttctcccccagcaccaccagTGATTATTCATATAGATATATAGAAAATATAGTTTTTGGCATAGGGCTGTGCAgcatttttcattattttttgggcttgggtttaatagaccccaaCATTTTTGAAACAGCCGAAAAAGTTGAATTGCAATATTAGCTTTTTCTGGATATTCTAAAATTTGGGGGTTTATTAAACTCATACCCAAAATA
This genomic window from Euleptes europaea isolate rEulEur1 chromosome 18, rEulEur1.hap1, whole genome shotgun sequence contains:
- the LOC130489935 gene encoding olfactory receptor 1009-like — its product is MGKAEQNETTVTEFLLLGFGDLGDLQWLLFLLFLVIYIVTMVGNILIVVLVVVDHHLHTPMYFFLGNLSCLETCYSSNILPVMLANLFHGGKGTISVTGCMTQYYFFGFLVASECYLLAAMSYDRYVAICKPLLYMVLMNSKVCLQLVAGSWVSGSLAINIVIYLLHQLTFCGPTEINHFFCDFNPFLKLSCSDTHSIKLLSFFLAAVFSLPPFLLTLTSYGYIISAIVRIPSTSGRQKAFSTCSSHLIVVSIFYGSLIFVYMLPKTEALQDLNKVFSLFYTVLTPLFNPLIYSLRNREVKVAFRKAVGTFCEFERI